A segment of the Aureliella helgolandensis genome:
GGACAGGTATGCCCTGTGGAAAGTCCCACAGCGTTAGCTCAGTCTATCCTGGAGACTTTAGGCAAGCCCCATGCCCCACGATCGATTGCCGCAGGCGTCAGTGAATACACTTGGCCTAGCGCGGGCCAAAAGACAATCGCATATTTTTCGGAACGAGTGGCCCGTTGAAACATTGGCTAACAACGACGCCCCCAATATCCCAGGGCTTCTCATCGCACAGAATCAGAGAAGATTAATTTCAAAATACAATGAAAATCTTATACCACCACCGAACTCGTGGAGATGGGGCCGAGGGCGTGCACATCAATGAAATGATCGGTGCATTCCAAGAACTTGGTCACGAGGTGTCGATCGCGGCGCCGCGTGGGGCGACGAAGGCATCGGGTTTGGCGGCTTCGCAGCCCAATCAGCCCCCGAGCAAAATGAAACTATTTCTCAAGCAGACAGCAGAGATTTTTTACAACATCGTAGACTATGCACGTGTTCGTGCGGCCATCAAACGCACTCAACCCGATTTCATTTACGAGCGTTATTCTTCCTACAACTTCGCCGGCGTCCTAGCCGCGAAACATTTGAACACTCCGATTATCGTTGAAGTTAACATCACGTACGCGGGAAGATTCGGGAGTCCATTCCCGGTTTTCTATCGACGAATACTCAAGCTTGCCGAGTCGTACGTATTACGTCATGCCGACGGCATCGTGGTGGTTTCCCAAGCCCTCCAAGAATGTGTGCAGAATGTCCGCGAAGATATCGCTACGACCATCGTTACTCCCAATGCAATCAATTTAGCTCAGATTCTAAAAATTGATCATCGGGGCCTTCGCATGAAACGGCGAGCACAGCTTGACGTCGATGACAAAATCGTCATTGGCTTTGTGGGTTCACTACGACAATGGCACGGGATCGACTTCTTTGCCGATGCCATGGCATCGCTTGTAGAACAAATCCCCAACGTCTATTTTTTAATTGTGGGCTCGGGCGAATATGAGACCACACTCAAGCAGACGATCAAAGATTCCAAGCTGGAGGAATACGTGAATCTCGTTGGGCCCGTTCCACATGATCAGGTCTTCTCTTACATCGCTGCCATGGACATTGGCGTAATGCCCGATTCCAACGAATTTGGCTCACCGATGAAAATCCTAGAATACATGGCCATGGAATGCGTTGCCGTGGGCCCAGATCTTGGCCCTATTCGCGAACTTATCCGCGACGAGGAAACTGGACGAATTTTCAAGCAGCGAGATACTGATGAATTTACTTCGAGGCTCGTGAAACTTAGCCAAAATGCGGAAGCCCGAAGCGTTATCGGCAGGCGCGGACGCGATTACGTGCTCGAACAAAGAATCTGGACCCGCAATGCGGAAGACGTCCTTACACTAATTGAAAGACGCTCACAGTCGCGAAGGGGAATTCAATTATGCGAGACCGGTGTAGGATGAGCATTACCACGCGAAAATTAAACGGGACAACAAGTGTGGGATAATTCTTGCTCCGGACAAGTCCGCATCGCTTCCAGCAGCTTTTTTAGCCGCACTCTCAGAAACTTACAAGCGACTATTAATACTTGGTCGAATTTTCAGCAAGTCTCTAAGCGAGGCTCGTATACCAACACTCGATTTGATGGATAGCGTAGGATTTCTACGAGACTATTCGTTCAAGACAAGGTTCGACTATGAAAACTAGAAATGTCAAAATGTTCGCGACTGGCGATATCATGCTAGGTGACATGCCAGCTTGTTACGGTTTCGGTGTTGCATCCAAAATTCTGGAAAACGGACACGACTTCCCTTGGCAATTGGTGAAGCAAAAGCTTGATGATGCAGACATATTGATTGGGAACCTCGAAGCAGTTTTGTCCGAAGCAGGACGCAACCCACTTTGGTTGCCAAGTCTTTACATGCGAGGCTCTAGTAATTGCATCCCGGTTTTGAACGAAGTTGGATTCGACGTTCTTTCCCTTGCTAATAACCATATGATGCAACACGGTGCAATTGCGTATATGGAAACAGTAGCTGGATTAACACAGTGCGGGATCCAATGTATTGGTGACAGCACAACTACAGCGTTAAAGTGCATTGAATGCAAAGGAATTCGCTTCGGTTTTTTGGCATTTTCGATGCGTCCCGAGGAGTACAAACCGGGAAAACAGCTCTATGTGCTAGCGTCCGCTGAAGAAATTGTCAGTGAGGTAAGTAAATATGCCCAAACCGTGGATCACTTGGTTGTCTCGCTGCATTGGGGCGATGAGTTCGTCAGTACACCCTCAATTCAACAAATTGAACTCGCACACAAACTCATCGACCACGGAGCCTCTTTAGTTGCCGGTCATCACCCGCATGTTGCTCAGGGCATCGAGCCATATGGAAACGGCTTGATCGCATTCAGTTTAGGCAATTTCATTTTTGATATGCCGTTTCAAAGAACCAAAGAATCAATGGTGCTTGAAGTCGTTTTTGATAAAGAATCCATTGTGTCTCACAGTGTTCTTCCAATTCAGATCAACGACCAACACCAACCCGAATTTGTGGATGGAGAAACTGCTGAGCGCATATCGAGAGACATACGGCAGTATAGCACCCAATCTTGTGAGACTCACCAACAATACCAACTCCAAGTTCAGTCGGCGTTCGAGGCCTATCGTCGTAGTGTGAAGAAGAATTACGCTCGATCTATATTTCAATTCAATCCGTTCTATCTCGCGCAACTTCTTGCGTTGATTGTACTTAGACGGATAACGAACATTCATATTTAGAGGAACTTAGTTAGTTGAAGATAATTTATAAGCATCGGACTCGGGGGCAGGATGTTGAGCAGGTACATATTGAAGGAATTTCAAATGCGTTTCGTGCTCAAGGTTTCGACGTAGACTACTGCTCCCCGCCTTCAGTAAGCACCCATAAACCAGCTTCCAGTAACTCCAAAAGTTTTTGGAACTTCGTTGCAGACAAATCGCCAACAGTTCTCTACGAATTGCTCTCTATCGCGTACAACTGCGTGGCCGCAAGACAACTGTTGAGAATGCTTCGACTTAGTAACTACCAATTTGTTTATGAACGATACGCGTTCTTTGACGCCTCAACATATTATGTCTCAAAGATCAGGAAACTCAATTTAGTCCTTGAAGTAAATGGAGCTGTAAATCGCAAAGACCCTACTCATGCTCGCAAGCTAACTCTTAAATGGGTTGCTGGCTATTTCGAACGTAAACTGTTTCATGTTGCCAAGCTGATCGTTGTTGTATCCAGCTCGTTAAAAAACAGTCTCATCGAAATTGGTATTCCAGCGAAAAAGATCCTCGTCCTTCCCAACGCGGTTGCCTTGGCAGACTTTCGCGTTCAATTGGCCGGGGATGAAGTTCGGGCAAGATACAAACTCGAAAACAAAACAGTTATTGGATTCGTAGGCAGCTTTACGTTCTGGCACCGGGTTGGCTTTTTAGTTGAATCCATAGCCCCCTTACTTCGAACTGACCCGAATCTTCATTTATTACTCGTGGGTTCTGGGGAAGAGAGGCAGTCCGTCGAAACACTTGTTACAGAATGTGGCGTACAGGATAGTGTAACTTTTACTGGTAAACTCGCGCACACTCAAATCCCTGGTACGATCGCAGCGATGGACATTGGTGTAATGCCTCATTCCAATGACTTCGGTTCACCCATGAAAATCTTTGAATACATGGCGATGAAAAAGCCCGTTGTCGCGGCGAATTTTCAGCCAATAGCTGAAGTGATAGAACACGGGAAAAATGGTCTGCTGTTTCCTCCGGGCAGTTGCGACGCATTGTTAGGATGCTTAAACCAGCTCATAGACGATGCCGACTTACGAAGAACGATGGGCGAATATGGGCGCCGCTGTGTCGAATCAAATCACACTTGGGATGCAAATTGCAAGCGAATATTAGATGCAATTGAACAGCGATAGCCTTCTCTATACCAGAGCAAAAGCCAACCCGCTAAATTTAGATAGCAAAGTAACGACTAATGTTCACCAGCAATTCTTCCACAGCGAACTTGAGCATTCTAATTGGCGGTAACCATGCAAATAGACCAAGACTGTTTTGATCAGACGCGTACGATTGTCTCCCGACTGTCTGGCGAAATTCATGTTCGCGATGGGAAATCCATTCCCAAGCCTCCGAACTTGACTCGAGACTGCATTGACATCGATGCACTTGCAACGCTTTTATACTCAGGCACTATTTTTCCACCACAAACAATCTATTCGAATTACGCATCGGTCGGCTTAGGTGGCACGCTCAAAAAAACAGATTTGGGGTTTGAGTACACATCTGTCAGGGACCTATTTTCGGCCACTGGGGAGAGAATGGCTAACGAGGACAATGAGGGTGATTGCATCACAGCATTGGCTAAAAGCATTGCTTCCCAGAACTTGGATTTTGACAACACGACTCTCCTTCTTAGCGAAGGAAAGGACTCGACAGGAATTGCTTTAGCTCTTGCTGAGATAGGCGTACATGTCGATTGTATTACGTTCGCAAACTCCGACACCAACATTAGTTTCATAGAGTCTTTAGCCCAAACTTTAGGGCACCGATTAACGGTGGTTAGATACAAGAATTTCGCCATTCAGAAAAACACAATCAATCGAGTTCGGCGAGTTTTTGAGCCTACGGTCGATCAAGCCTTCTTGTCATATCTAGTCCTACCGATGGAACAACTACATGGTAGGGTCATCATAGATGGTATGGGCAATGACATTTACATGGGCCATTTGCCAACTGCTCAACAGCGAAAGGCAAATACAGTGTGCGGTACGCTTAAACACGTAGTACCAGAAAAGTTTCAAGATCGCATACGTGACCTGTTTTGTACCGACTACTCATCGTCGGGACTGCCATTCCGAAGCTTCACTGAATGCCAGGGATTCTTCAATGGTTTTTGTCAGTCGTTGGTCGAAAAGAGCACAGGCGGTAAGCCCGTGAAACTACAAGACCTAGACGCAAATTGGCAAGCTTTTGGTTACGAGCGAGCTCGGGCATTATCGCGAGGGAGGTTTCTAGACAATTACAGTTACAGTGGAAAGTCCATAGCGCTTGCGGAAATGCTTGACGGTCGGGCATATTTCCCTTGGAGCGCTCCTGAGTTGGCGAAGCGTTTCTTGGCAATTCCGGACGGAGAACGTTTCAACTGGCCAAAGACGAATAAGTTATTGTTGCGCAGTGCAATCACTAATCGAATAAAATATGCTCAGCCTAAAATTGGTTTCAGGGCTCCTATAAAAGAAATTCTGAGTGTAAATCGCGAGCTTGTAGAAAAAGTAATTCGCGAGTCCGTGACACTGGGGCCCGGCTTACAGTCTTTCCTCCTGTCGCTTAAACCAGATAGTCCACGTCTCGCCTGCGGTTTTCTATATTGTTTGTGGGAGCATGCCAGCCGATAGAGCACTGTGAATAGCAATCGTAGTGCACCCGTTTGCAAGGTAACCGTCGCCTTTATGAGCTATGAATTCATAGAGCAGTCGAATATAGAACGCGGCAGGCTTGACTTGGGTTGCTGGCAAACCACCCAGCGCTGAACCGCTCTCCAAAGCAAAGAGTTCTAAATATGATACTTAAATGGATATTTGGCGCATGTGTGTCAGTTGGGCTCCTTTTTATATTTCAATTGCTCCAACGCGAAAATTCGACGAAGACCTTCGATGGTAACAATTTCCGGACCATGGCTCTTGGAAAACACCCAGTGGCCACTGTCGGTGAATGGGAAGTCACTCAACCCCTGGCCGACGAACTCATTGCCGCATTGATCCCTCCGCTACAACTTAAAAATGGCGTTTGCTCTGGTAGGTTATGGTTGCCCCGCGGCGAAGCTTGGCGAAATGTTGATTACAGATCGATTATTTCACTCGAGCAGAAGCCGAATGGTGCTCACCAACTTGCAATGTGTGCACATTATGAGGCTTTTTTAGGTAATGAAGATCGCGCACAATTACTTATGAAGGAAGCGAAAAAGTGGTTTTACACCCCAGATCGCGACACTCGAGTGCACTGTCCCTTTAAGTCGAGACACCTTCTTTCGAAAATCCTGGCGCTTGATTGGATCGTATGGAGTGATGCTCAAGAATTTGAAGAGGCTTTTATTTTAGTAAAGAAACAACTAACACAGTCGATTCAAGAGAACCTTGAGCAGGGAGTACACTTTCGGAAACAGGGGTACTGGAATGCAACACACACAATACAAACTCCCTATTTTCTTGAAGAATTCTTGTGTCTAATAGCTTGTAAGCTGATTAACGAATCAGAGTCAGACAAGTGGGCTCGTAATCGCTTGTCAGCACTAGATACAGGCGAAAATAGCGAGCCCCTCTATTCCACCTTCAAGTTTGCGAACGTCTTATCGATCCTTTCTCGCCGTGGAGGAGGACGAGAGTATGGTCAAAACGAAGGGAATCCAGGAATCGGTGGCTATGAACAGTATTTTGCAGCTGGTGGCCTCGTGCAGCTCGAAGCTGTAGATACCGCAACCGATCGAAAATGGAAGCTCAGAGAACGCAACCTCTATCTTCGGACACGCTATTTGGGCTTGCTTACGGAGATCGATCGTAGTGTGGCTCGCACCGCCAATTCGCCTTTCGGAGATGCTTTCGTAGCTACGCTTGCAAGGATATATCGAGAGGAAGCAGAGGTGGGAGGCATTTATCAGTGGTGTCTTGGGAGTACAAGCGTCCCAGCTGAGTTCCGAGAGTTTCAGGCGCTCGCAGGATCCCCCCCCGCCCCCCAGCCACCAGCCGCAACTCCGCTAGTTGATCGTGTGGGCTCGCGTTGGCACTATCGGGAAAACCCTGCTCGTCCGGACTCGACATTCCGCATGTGGATCGTCAATCGCGATCTTGCAAACTTTCGCATTGGGCCTGATGAACGCTGCTTGTCTTTCTGCGTGGGAGAGATTGGGCTCGTCGATGGACATGCCAATCGAACGCACATCAATGGGGCTCTGGCAAATGGAGTCCACTTGGCTCCGCGAAATATAAACGGAGAACCCCATATAGCGGATGCAAACTTCTGGGGACATTCTGCTACCAATCACCCTTACTGGTCACCACGCCGCGCTTTAGATGCCGAGGCGGTCCTGCACGATTCCTACTATCTAGTTGGTCGCGATGGCCCCGTAAAAAAAGAGGGGACGTGGTTTTGGGATCGCGACTACACCTCGCAAATGACTCAAGTCATCGACTCGCATATGGTAGGAAAAGTGTCTCACGCTCAATCTGAATACCAGATAAGCCCCGAGAACAAGCGAATCGAGATCATCGATACGATTCGTGCGGACCGGAGCCTGTATGTTGGTTGGCATTTTTCTCCGTCACATTTAGTGACGCTAGAGCCCGACGGCTTCCGATTCGGCGATGGGCAGGATGAAATCGCTGTTCGGATCGAAGGCCTCAATGGCACCCAACTCCAGGTCCAACGCCGCAGTGAGTGGAAGCATGACGAATACTCGCTTCCACTCGATTGGAATGAAACCAAAGGAGGGCCGAAACGGATCGCAGAGAATGTGGGATACACTCCCACACATTTCCAATCAGAATATAAAGTTCGCGTGGTAATTCAGGCCAACCCCCTCAAGTAACAAACCTTCTCACACAAATACCTTTCCACTAGTGCTATTTCTCCAAGTTGTTTTCTGGTTAGCTGCTGCGGCCTTTGCTACGCCTTTTGTGCTCTATCCTGTGGCGCTCTTCCTACTGTCGAGCATGGCACGACGCCGACAGTCGGGCAAGTACGTCGCCAGCGTCAGCTTGGTTGTCAGCGTGTTCAACGAAGCCGAGGTGATTCGTGAAAAAATCGAAAACGCGCTGGCTCTTGATTACCCTCCCCAACTTCTTGAAATACTGGTTATTTCCGACGCGTCGGATGACGCAACCGATGAAATCGTCTCCCAATACCAAAGCCCAAACGTACGGCTGTGCCGGCAAGAGCAACGTTTAGGAAAATCTGCTGGACTGTCCGAATTTTGTCCTACAGCCCAGGGAGACATTCTGGTCTTCACCGATGCAAATTCAATGTTCCGCCCCGATGCTCTGAGCAAGCTGGTACGGCATTTTGACAACCCAAGCATTGGATACACCGTCGGAAAACAACTTTACAGCGATGCCAACCAAGGTGCCTCCGCCGACTCGGAGAACGTCTATTGGAATATCGAGTTGAAAATCAAGGAATGGGAAAGTCGACTCAGTTCGGTCGTCGGTGCCGATGGAGCCATCTATGCACTCCGAAAAGAGCTGTTCCAACCACTAGCCCCCGAAGACATTAACGACTTTGTCCTCCCCCTGAAAGTCATCACTCAAGGCCTCCGCGGAATCTTCGACCCGGAAGCGGTTTGCTTCGAAGAGGCGGCCCCCAGCTTCCAGGGAGAATTCCGGCGAAAATACCGGATCGTCAATCGCAGCCTCCGGGCCGTGACCAAAGTTCCTCAGACACTCAACCCGTTCCGCGTCGGTTGGTTCGCCTTCCAACTCTGGGGACATAAAGTCCTGCGCTGGCTGGGGCCAGTATTCATGATCCTCATGCTCGTTAGCGCCATTCTGTTGTGCTGGCACGAACGAGCGACGCACCAGGGCATGCTCTACACGATTCTGCTCGGTCTCCAGTTGGCGGGTTACGCACTCGCCGCCCTCTACCTGCTGCCCTTTTGCCGGGGAATGCGTCTCGTCTACATCGCCTACTATTTCCTGCTGGTCAACGTAGCCGCAGCCGTGGGAATCGGACTGCTGCTGTCCGGAAAAACCATCGGAGTCTGGAAGCCTCAACGATGATCATCGAATGGGTCTTTTGGACGGTACTTCTACTCCTCCTGCATTCCTATGCCGTTTACCCGATGCTGGCGGTCCTAGTCGGTGCAGGGCGCGGAGAGAGGAGCCTGCAACACTTACCAGGCATTAGTCTGCTTGTGCCCGCACACAACGAGGCCTCAGTGATCGAGGCCAAAATCCGCAATTTTCACCAAATCGATTACCCGCCAGAATTGATCGAGTTGGTCATTGCCGACGACGGTAGCGATGATCAGACCCGATCGATCGTGCAACCGCTGACCTCCTCCCGTGTGCGGTTATTGGAAAGCGGCCAGAGAGGAGGAAAAGCGGCCGCCATGAATCGCCTTGCCACTGCCGCCCAGCATTCCTACCTCCTATTCTCGGACGCCAACGTCATTTTCGATCCCAATGCGGTGCGAAGATTGATCGACCCTATGGGGAACGGAAAAGTTGGCGCAGTCACCGGCGAAGTACGATTGCTCGGAAGCGACCTAGAATTTAGCCCTGGTGAGGAACTCTACTACCGATTAGAGCGACGGATCCAAGGCGCCGAATCGCGGATGGGGAGCGTCATGGGAGTCGACGGTGGCATGTATTTGGTGAGGCAAGAATTGTTCACCCCCTTGCCAACGGATACCATCCTGGATGATTTCTTAGTCTCCATCCGAGTCATGCGAGCCGGGCGACGCGTGGTCTATGAGAGTGCCGCGAAAGCGACCGAAAGTGGCACTCCCACCGCTCGCCAAGAATTCGCGCGCCGTACACGCATTGCCGCCGGCGCCGTGCAACTGCTTAAACGCCGCCAAGTGCCACGTTGGACTCAGCCGATTCTATGGTTGCAATTTATCTCCCACAAACTGCTGCGTTGGACCAGTCCCCTCCTGCTGCTCATACTTGCCGTTTCCAACGTCTGCTTGATTCTTCGAGGTTTACACTATCAACTGTTGCTCGCGCTGCAAATCCTGGGATTGGCCGCCATGCTGGCGACTTGCTGGTTTCCTCGATTAAGAAATTCGCTGCTGGGTGGGGTAGTGTTCTATTTCGCCATGAGCCAGGCGGCAATAGCCGTCGGGCTGTTGCGGGGCCTACTGAATCGACAGGCTCCGCAATGGGAGAAGCCGACTCGGGTGCATCCCGCCACGCACCGAGACAGCCACAGCTAGGTGCTTCATCGGGAACCGAGACTTGCGTCTTGGTTATGGGCCCAGCCTAGCCATGGAGATACCTCTCAGCATCAGTGTTCGATCGCACCTCCCTCACTTTCACGAGAGATTCGAAATCACGTGTGCGTCCATTATCAACGTCGCACTCAAGGCGAGGGTGCCGGAGGGATTCACATCCAAGAGATGGTGCCATATCTTTCGGCAGTTGGAACATGAGGGGCGAGCGGGGTTGCTCGATTGGAGCGTCACCAGTTGAGTTCTACCGCAAAATGCGTCCCCCCGAATCGCACTTTTGCAGTAATGCTGGAATACCTCCTGCCATGTCCAGCAGCTTATGGATGGAGTAGGGTTTTGAGTTTTAACGCGAAGGTAGCGTTCCTAATTGCCCTGTAGGAGCAACCACCTTTCCTTGCTCACGGGGCTGTTGATTTAATCGCAATTTGAATTTCAATGCGGAGGTAGCATCCTTAATTGCCTTGTAGCGGAGCTTATCTTCTCTTGCTCACGCGGCGGGTTACTATTTCAACAGCCAGTCACGCAGCGGGTTAATATTTCAACAGACCGTCACGCAGCGGGCTACTATTTCAACTTGCCGTTGTGCGGCCGGTAAGGAATTGGAAGTCCCAAGAAGGCCTTCCGCTGTGTTGCGTAGACAAGTGGCTCAGAGTCCACCCACGGCTGAATGCCGGAGGCAATCAGCCGCCCAATGTACGGTCAGTGCGCAGTCACAGGAACTTCAAGTAAGTCGCAGACGGTTGGTGCCTGCCCCTCCTGAGATCACGTAATCGGACAAGTCGTAGACGAGTTCGTCGTCACCAATGCCCCCCCAGAGCTTGTCCCGCCCCTCGTCGCCCTGCAGGAGGTTGTTGCCACTGCCACCGTTGAGCACATCGTCGCCCAGCCCAGCAAACAGCCAATCGTCTCCGTTTCCTCCTGAGAGGCTATCCTCACCACTTCCGCCATACAAACGGTCTTGGCCATCGCCCCCTACCAGCACGTCGTCCCCCTCATCACCATGGATCTCGTCGTCACCAGCTCCTCCATCCAGCACCCAGTCGTCGCCTAGGCCACCAAACAGTCGATCGAGCCCCTCCTCCCCTTGAAGTTTATCACGACCGACTCCCCCTTCGAGCAGATCATTTCCGATACCACCGTAGAGCAAATCATCGCCGGCCATGCCCAGCAACGTGTCATCCCCATCCTCGCCGATAAGAGTGTCGGCAGAAGTCCCGCCGACCAACCTGTCGTTTCCTGAACCACCAAAGGCCAGCAAAGGTAGATGCGTTTCGTTGACAAAGGTGTCGTCACCTCCATTCCCCCAAAAGAGGATTCTGGAAAGATCTTGAACGCGAAACAGGACTACCAAACCATTGATTGAAACCTCGTAAAATT
Coding sequences within it:
- a CDS encoding glycosyltransferase family 4 protein gives rise to the protein MKILYHHRTRGDGAEGVHINEMIGAFQELGHEVSIAAPRGATKASGLAASQPNQPPSKMKLFLKQTAEIFYNIVDYARVRAAIKRTQPDFIYERYSSYNFAGVLAAKHLNTPIIVEVNITYAGRFGSPFPVFYRRILKLAESYVLRHADGIVVVSQALQECVQNVREDIATTIVTPNAINLAQILKIDHRGLRMKRRAQLDVDDKIVIGFVGSLRQWHGIDFFADAMASLVEQIPNVYFLIVGSGEYETTLKQTIKDSKLEEYVNLVGPVPHDQVFSYIAAMDIGVMPDSNEFGSPMKILEYMAMECVAVGPDLGPIRELIRDEETGRIFKQRDTDEFTSRLVKLSQNAEARSVIGRRGRDYVLEQRIWTRNAEDVLTLIERRSQSRRGIQLCETGVG
- a CDS encoding glycosyltransferase family 4 protein, whose protein sequence is MKIIYKHRTRGQDVEQVHIEGISNAFRAQGFDVDYCSPPSVSTHKPASSNSKSFWNFVADKSPTVLYELLSIAYNCVAARQLLRMLRLSNYQFVYERYAFFDASTYYVSKIRKLNLVLEVNGAVNRKDPTHARKLTLKWVAGYFERKLFHVAKLIVVVSSSLKNSLIEIGIPAKKILVLPNAVALADFRVQLAGDEVRARYKLENKTVIGFVGSFTFWHRVGFLVESIAPLLRTDPNLHLLLVGSGEERQSVETLVTECGVQDSVTFTGKLAHTQIPGTIAAMDIGVMPHSNDFGSPMKIFEYMAMKKPVVAANFQPIAEVIEHGKNGLLFPPGSCDALLGCLNQLIDDADLRRTMGEYGRRCVESNHTWDANCKRILDAIEQR
- a CDS encoding asparagine synthase-related protein, producing MQIDQDCFDQTRTIVSRLSGEIHVRDGKSIPKPPNLTRDCIDIDALATLLYSGTIFPPQTIYSNYASVGLGGTLKKTDLGFEYTSVRDLFSATGERMANEDNEGDCITALAKSIASQNLDFDNTTLLLSEGKDSTGIALALAEIGVHVDCITFANSDTNISFIESLAQTLGHRLTVVRYKNFAIQKNTINRVRRVFEPTVDQAFLSYLVLPMEQLHGRVIIDGMGNDIYMGHLPTAQQRKANTVCGTLKHVVPEKFQDRIRDLFCTDYSSSGLPFRSFTECQGFFNGFCQSLVEKSTGGKPVKLQDLDANWQAFGYERARALSRGRFLDNYSYSGKSIALAEMLDGRAYFPWSAPELAKRFLAIPDGERFNWPKTNKLLLRSAITNRIKYAQPKIGFRAPIKEILSVNRELVEKVIRESVTLGPGLQSFLLSLKPDSPRLACGFLYCLWEHASR
- a CDS encoding glycosyltransferase family 2 protein — protein: MIIEWVFWTVLLLLLHSYAVYPMLAVLVGAGRGERSLQHLPGISLLVPAHNEASVIEAKIRNFHQIDYPPELIELVIADDGSDDQTRSIVQPLTSSRVRLLESGQRGGKAAAMNRLATAAQHSYLLFSDANVIFDPNAVRRLIDPMGNGKVGAVTGEVRLLGSDLEFSPGEELYYRLERRIQGAESRMGSVMGVDGGMYLVRQELFTPLPTDTILDDFLVSIRVMRAGRRVVYESAAKATESGTPTARQEFARRTRIAAGAVQLLKRRQVPRWTQPILWLQFISHKLLRWTSPLLLLILAVSNVCLILRGLHYQLLLALQILGLAAMLATCWFPRLRNSLLGGVVFYFAMSQAAIAVGLLRGLLNRQAPQWEKPTRVHPATHRDSHS
- a CDS encoding CapA family protein produces the protein MKTRNVKMFATGDIMLGDMPACYGFGVASKILENGHDFPWQLVKQKLDDADILIGNLEAVLSEAGRNPLWLPSLYMRGSSNCIPVLNEVGFDVLSLANNHMMQHGAIAYMETVAGLTQCGIQCIGDSTTTALKCIECKGIRFGFLAFSMRPEEYKPGKQLYVLASAEEIVSEVSKYAQTVDHLVVSLHWGDEFVSTPSIQQIELAHKLIDHGASLVAGHHPHVAQGIEPYGNGLIAFSLGNFIFDMPFQRTKESMVLEVVFDKESIVSHSVLPIQINDQHQPEFVDGETAERISRDIRQYSTQSCETHQQYQLQVQSAFEAYRRSVKKNYARSIFQFNPFYLAQLLALIVLRRITNIHI
- a CDS encoding glycosyltransferase family 2 protein; protein product: MARRRQSGKYVASVSLVVSVFNEAEVIREKIENALALDYPPQLLEILVISDASDDATDEIVSQYQSPNVRLCRQEQRLGKSAGLSEFCPTAQGDILVFTDANSMFRPDALSKLVRHFDNPSIGYTVGKQLYSDANQGASADSENVYWNIELKIKEWESRLSSVVGADGAIYALRKELFQPLAPEDINDFVLPLKVITQGLRGIFDPEAVCFEEAAPSFQGEFRRKYRIVNRSLRAVTKVPQTLNPFRVGWFAFQLWGHKVLRWLGPVFMILMLVSAILLCWHERATHQGMLYTILLGLQLAGYALAALYLLPFCRGMRLVYIAYYFLLVNVAAAVGIGLLLSGKTIGVWKPQR